The following are from one region of the Lepeophtheirus salmonis chromosome 8, UVic_Lsal_1.4, whole genome shotgun sequence genome:
- the LOC121123623 gene encoding glutamate receptor ionotropic, NMDA 3B gives MSSVTYIVLYLCLSLESSLGFPPGFVDDLFQKESKCLMNCTRIILTDSKDPNSIHLTKTLLMSQEMRNGPTLLLDIDSNFIIPHVQLERRYCQLFFILLNPCTTKVLKLLQDMSDHKLIGFSYHYVMQRPINSTATCTKVLSFFSYTLYLEWNDQVGLVSLTELSPRGIWDQTGYWTPKIGLRLFYPKLFENKLHVDILRTGCIPKEPPIYTWVDFPNGTRRIMGHVIDMYDYLVAYSGNEYVLIPVPDDEEDVYGKIKNGSWVGVMGMLVNEEIEVIAANLAHTTERYSVADHTTNTVHLRIHFAVRKADLLPKWRALFWPYDTHSWYVIIASIFLTILAHWLILWITKTRSGLSTSFISTISILFGRGFRFYNHFFSERILLTMWILYSMIIIYGYGGLLKSSLVAPVKVKEVKTYMDLALSHAHSRLAFKTSGYFHQIMQKYTENEAFQLMLQDKKIIDIPTSYERILSVYTRRTDAALNILDSVIELLGLEHEVVLSKESIFIGNPYFYVQNNSRYKEKLNEGINYYRSSGLDLFNKKRSIRFFKELFKEKYKITEIPWEPTDVLTLYNVQGSFYGLILGLSVSFLAFGGEVISYYFYKEQFFNRWHVYLWT, from the exons ATGAGTTCTGTAACCTATATCGTTCTATATCTATGTTTAAGCCTGGAGTCATCTCTCGGATTCCCTCCAGGCTTTGTggatgatttatttcaaaaagaatctAAATGCTTAATGAATTGTACAAGGATTATATTGACCGATTCAAAGGATCCAAACTCGATTCACCTCACTAAAACACTTCTCATGTCTCAAGAAATGAGGAATGG gcCAACACTTTTACTCGACATCGACTCGAATTTCATCATACCTCATGTTCAACTCGAGAGACGCTActgtcaattatttttcatacttcTTAATCCATGTACGACTAAAGTCTTAAAATTGCTTCAAGATATGTCAGACCATAAGTTAATTGGTTTCTCATATCATTACGTCATGCAAAGACCCATTAATTCAACAGCTACTTGTACCAAAGTCCTAAGCTTTTTCTCATACACGCTTTATTTGGAGTGGAATGATCAA gTAGGATTGGTATCGCTTACTGAATTATCCCCTCGGGGAATTTGGGACCAAACAGGATATTGGACACCTAAAATAG GTCTCCGTTTATTTTATCCTAAATTATTCGAGAACAAGCTTCATGTGGATATCCTTCGAACAGGTTGTATTCCGAAGGAGCCTCCAATCTATACATGGGTTGATTTTCCGAATGGAACACGTCGCATCATGGGTCATGTCATTGATATGTATGACTATTTGGTCGCGTATAGTGGAAATGAATATGT ATTAATTCCCGTTCCTGATGACGAAGAAGATGTTTATGGTAAAATCAAGAATGGATCTTGGGTTGGAGTTATGGGAATGTTGGTCAATGAA gagaTAGAGGTCATTGCTGCAAATTTAGCACATACTACGGAGCGCTACTCTGTAGCAGATCATACGACGAACACAGTGCATCTCAGAATTCATTTTGCAGTAAGAAAGGCGGATCTTTTACCTAAATGGAGAGCTTTGTTTTGGCCGTACGACACTCACTCCTGGTACGTGATCATTGCCTCcatttttcttacaattttagCACATTGGCTCATACTTTGGATAACTAAAACCAGAAGCGGACTCTCTACATCCTTTATTAGCACTATTTCTATCTTGTTTGGTCGAG GTTTTCGAttttataaccattttttttcggAACGGATCCTTTTAACTATGTGGATATTGTATTCCATGATCATCATATACGGATACGGAGGACTCCTAAAGTCCTCCCTGGTTGCACCCGTTAAAGTCAAAGAAGTTAAGACTTATATGGATTTGGCTCTTTCCCATGCTCATAGTCGACTCGCTTTTAAAACATCCGGATATTTCCACCAGATTATGCAG AAATACACAGAGAACGAGGCCTTTCAACTCATGCTACAAGACAAGAAAATAATCGATATCCCTACGAGCTATGAAAGAATTCTTAGTGTTTATACTCGTCGAACAGATGCAGCTCTTAACATACTGGACTCGGTTATAGAGCTCTTGG gtCTGGAGCATGAAGTCGTTTTGTCAAAGGAGTCGATATTCATTGGAAATCCATATTTCTATGTTCAGAATAACTCTCGATACAAGGAGAAATTGAACGAAGG gatcaACTATTATCGAAGCTCAGGCTTGGACTTATTTAATAAGAAACGGAGCATTCGCTTTTTCAAAGAGCTgtttaaagaaaagtataaa ATTACGGAGATTCCTTGGGAGCCAACAGACGTTCTCACTCTCTACAACGTACAAGGAAGCTTTTATGGACTCATTTTGGGACTCAGTGTGTCTTTTTTGGCCTTTGGTGGTGAAGTTATTTCTTATTACTTTTACAAGGAGCAGTTCTTCAACCGTTGGCATGTCTATCTTTGGACATAG